The following proteins come from a genomic window of Achromobacter sp. AONIH1:
- a CDS encoding branched-chain amino acid aminotransferase, translating into MDAVYWHDGQWTTDNPKLLGPADHAFWMASMVFDGARAFRGLTPDLDLHCQRVVRSAEKMLMKPQLGWEAIQDLCLQAVAKFPEGTELYIKPMFYCADGFLLPDADRTQFVLHVFKVPMPGEQGFSACFSSFARSWSNMAPTDAKASCLYPNGQRAIRDAANRGFDNAIMLDGDGNIAEFATSNLWIAKNGVVSTPVDNGTFLNGITRRRVLALLKADGVEVQERSLTRADVESADEVFSSGNYGKVVHVNRVEDRALEYGPLARRAHRLYMDYAESTRKR; encoded by the coding sequence ATGGATGCCGTTTACTGGCACGACGGTCAATGGACCACCGATAACCCCAAGCTGCTCGGTCCGGCCGACCATGCCTTCTGGATGGCCAGCATGGTGTTCGACGGCGCGCGCGCGTTCCGCGGCCTCACGCCCGACCTGGACCTGCACTGCCAGCGCGTGGTGCGCTCGGCCGAGAAGATGCTGATGAAGCCGCAGCTCGGCTGGGAAGCGATCCAGGACCTGTGCCTGCAGGCCGTCGCCAAGTTCCCCGAAGGCACCGAGCTGTACATCAAGCCGATGTTCTACTGCGCCGACGGCTTCCTGCTGCCCGACGCCGACCGCACCCAATTCGTGCTGCATGTGTTCAAGGTGCCGATGCCCGGCGAACAGGGCTTCTCGGCCTGCTTCTCCAGCTTCGCGCGCTCCTGGTCCAACATGGCGCCCACCGACGCCAAGGCGTCCTGCCTCTATCCGAACGGCCAGCGCGCCATCCGCGACGCGGCCAACCGTGGCTTCGACAACGCCATCATGCTGGATGGCGACGGCAACATCGCCGAGTTCGCCACCAGCAACCTGTGGATCGCCAAAAACGGCGTCGTCAGCACGCCCGTCGACAACGGCACCTTCCTGAACGGCATCACGCGCCGCCGCGTGCTGGCGCTGCTCAAGGCCGACGGCGTCGAAGTGCAGGAGCGCAGCCTGACGCGCGCCGACGTGGAATCGGCCGACGAGGTGTTCTCCTCGGGCAATTATGGCAAGGTGGTGCACGTCAACCGCGTCGAGGACCGCGCGCTGGAATACGGCCCGCTGGCGCGCCGCGCCCACAGGCTCTACATGGACTACGCGGAAAGCACGCGCAAGCGCTGA
- a CDS encoding branched-chain amino acid ABC transporter permease gives MNRQFLGYAALAIVVAMLPFVGVYPIFAMKVMCYALFACAFNLLLGFTGLLSFGHAAFLGSAAYAAGHALKVWGLPTELGLLFGVGVAALLGLAMGALAIRRSGIYFAMITLALAQMVFFFFLQAKFTGGEDGLQSVPRGTLLGMLDLSKDLNLYYVVMGIFIIGFYIIWRTVHSPFGQVLQALRENEPRAISLGYDVDRFKLLAFVLSAAIAGLAGATKTLVFVSATLSDATWQMSGLVILMTLIGGLGTLTGPILGAFIVVLLENKVGDFGQALAKLTGVDWFLRLGESVTIVIGLIFVICVLAFRRGIVGELAAFAERRRAARA, from the coding sequence TATCCGATCTTCGCCATGAAGGTCATGTGCTATGCGCTCTTCGCCTGCGCGTTCAACCTGCTGCTGGGCTTCACCGGCCTCTTGTCCTTCGGCCACGCGGCCTTCCTGGGCAGCGCCGCCTACGCGGCGGGCCATGCGCTCAAGGTATGGGGCCTGCCCACCGAGCTGGGCCTGCTGTTCGGCGTGGGCGTGGCCGCCCTGCTGGGCCTGGCGATGGGCGCGCTGGCCATCCGCCGCAGCGGCATCTACTTCGCCATGATCACGCTGGCGCTGGCGCAGATGGTGTTCTTCTTCTTCCTGCAGGCCAAGTTCACCGGCGGCGAGGACGGGCTGCAAAGCGTGCCGCGCGGCACCCTGCTGGGCATGCTGGATCTGTCCAAGGACCTGAACCTGTACTACGTGGTGATGGGCATCTTCATCATCGGCTTCTACATCATCTGGCGCACAGTGCACTCGCCCTTCGGCCAGGTGCTGCAGGCGCTGCGCGAGAACGAGCCGCGCGCGATCTCGCTGGGCTATGACGTGGACCGTTTCAAACTGCTGGCCTTCGTGCTGTCGGCCGCCATCGCCGGCCTGGCCGGCGCCACCAAGACGCTGGTGTTCGTGTCGGCGACGCTGTCCGACGCCACCTGGCAGATGTCGGGCCTGGTCATCTTGATGACGCTGATCGGCGGGCTGGGCACGCTGACCGGCCCGATCCTGGGCGCCTTCATCGTCGTGCTGCTGGAGAACAAGGTCGGCGACTTCGGCCAGGCCCTGGCCAAGCTGACCGGCGTGGACTGGTTCCTGCGCCTGGGCGAGTCGGTCACCATCGTGATCGGCCTGATCTTCGTGATCTGCGTGCTGGCGTTCCGTCGCGGCATCGTGGGCGAGCTGGCGGCGTTTGCCGAACGCCGCCGCGCCGCGCGCGCCTGA